The Plasmodium malariae genome assembly, chromosome: 3 genome window below encodes:
- the PmUG01_03031500 gene encoding conserved Plasmodium protein, unknown function, giving the protein MGVLKLKSEKKKKEKLKETKIDYKKCIKRTKIKDRPGKKDKENEFDISIFMKTDHASNKIRRINYGKLVKGIKKNKNIIANHIEKILEIYGMGITGEDENIRNYSSKIFYYLINSSIDYDIFFSKIKTCLFHSLKIDKVSLKVLNLELCYKFFFTKIDYCQNFFYEFLNNILDCFISLPIEHQVKNVKYIFLLFKYEAKYKRAHNSGIKKNENKRNAFIKAINNKYVNKNVDTKRKNFVHSDQVDKERVNCLKMKHHHDEQIEKEGDEKQNDYRENNYNEDLEDDYEKIIRRNMLNNSNDHFLIKKDIRVNIAEDTKADIYTKLFKCLYNFMDEVTYNSVNVDLVHLYTKILKTIIFVLKKKNISIKMEMIIFINKFIKRAIEVINDNILNLTNWKVLNIIYYFILLVITLCLKEVKYIELVKKKVYTDYKSLIHYCFCVYFYIFTSYDFFKIVIEEQQMKQNRGEQIQQRQNGKSGNVRNEGIAKTDMIKHIESFACNKVVRSNDRDDFKRTTDYNENKKKGKNSLNKNYAKYSRKYFNLLTYFYGIYMKTKSKNNFLHFSVHVEHKFSKNFENKEKFMYTQKIIHLIEKKIKKFSYKDEVNTYCRFVLSYLKNFSEKSIFEMDYLCYYIIILAQKINAQSSASVGYFREETTYLNEKTTASKENAKICMRGAYIRTNVLSSFSFLTMPFMFLFLVDCSIFINNNFFEMFYKPLRGEELKGEKEEEMGEKDGKEKKEKEKVEEEDKKKDEVEHNEDEEEKKKMTDIIAFLQNGECVNIITKKTFDDFINNLIFFLYCNYDNEFFKNNILFFFCLLKMEKHKIKKVSTCFGNCDNYNNGLDKLLELDIRNEMNESIYNKKELLIDHFLSKNNTNMLSFEIIKNLYFLFENTSQKFLFFIYFLIIKYTDIRSNYYYLEKKEAIVLLYRIFRQKIVQAPFGKVEGYTSETLDSDYTFDVFHKKCRFIINNEYLYREDFLIFFLKLNLCQTYLIFRRDVYSLVELRPLNDDSSDTGTILSSNEVKYSNIILILKKIAYIISNMNAFVLENTTKVNNARVVINYLLSMIKEIEINEVALPYSTHPCDILFITIKIVFLFYFTSFYLLPSLYIRGQDESLKRGALDMRRKIKERKKIKKRKVVHRGERTKLDSQMREVNELSEVDAEISEEDVEVSEEDVEVSEEDVEVSEEDVEVSEEDVEVSEEDVEVSEEDVEVIGEDAQVREEDTKMTQIIEQRVNVFYSTSMDIKVDVSIYSQFLKEFLSKSYRKSTAPKASNLEGILPYLSEPIRFFNFLFDKEIFYTSIINEKFENYKCTYCSYNLNTHKYVQELLNKFECDMKLVSFKKLLDLPTRIIIKLMNISIFKMSYNRNILYVKFTNNMKNLPNEYFYKLNFFLFFHHFIYLLIEKIRHFSESTFSLRSYYSISVRKKKKKKKIDNQGVLCITHIYLLHCCCGVHWRTFLFDVILCSYCIKEEVMKDMGLSYLLREGVQKKGVEEGQTEEEMDLVVKMGLKRLNELLRCTVDDISKKENKYFFPNTKYLIKYYL; this is encoded by the coding sequence ATGGGGGTGCTGAAACTGAAAAGtgaaaagaagaagaaagaaaaattaaaggaaaCTAAGATAGATTACAAAAAGTGTATTAAAAGAACCAAAATTAAGGATAGGCCAggtaaaaaagataaagaaaatgaatttgacatttctatatttatgaaaacaGATCATGCTTCAAATAAAATACGACGAATAAATTATGGGAAATTAGTTAAAggaattaaaaagaataaaaatataatagctaatcatattgaaaaaattttagaaatatatggTATGGGTATTACGGGTGAAgatgaaaatataagaaattattcatcgaaaatattttattatttaataaatagtaGTATTgattatgatattttttttagtaaaattaaaacttgTTTATTTCATTCATTGAAAATAGATAAAGTTTCTCTTAAAGTTTTAAATCTTGAGTTATGTTATAAGttcttttttacaaaaattgattattgtcaaaattttttttacgaatttttaaataacattttGGACTGTTTTATTTCGCTTCCTATCGAGCATcaagtaaaaaatgtaaaatatatttttttgctatttaaATATGAGGCTAAATATAAGAGAGCTCATAATAGTggtataaagaaaaatgaaaacaagaGAAATGCATTTATTAAGGCTATTAATAACAAGtacgtaaataaaaatgtagataCGAAGAGGAAAAATTTTGTCCACAGTGACCAAGTGGACAAAGAACGTGTGAACTGtctaaaaatgaaacatCATCATGACGAGCAGATAGAGAAGGAGGGAGATGAGAAGCAAAATGATTATCGTGAGAACAATTATAATGAGGACTTAGAAGATGATTATGAGAAAATTATTCGAAGAAACATGCTGAACAACAGTAATGaccattttttaataaagaaagaCATACGAGTTAACATAGCTGAGGACACAAAAGCGGATATATACACTAAATTGTTTAAATGCTTGTACAATTTCATGGACGAAGTAACTTATAACTCTGTAAATGTAGATTtagtacatttatatacgaAAATATTGAAGacaataatttttgtgttaaaaaaaaaaaatatcagtattaaaatggaaatgattatattcattaataaatttataaaaagggCAATCGAAGTgattaatgataatatacTCAATTTAACTAATTGGAAAGTgctaaatataatttactatTTCATCCTTTTGGTTATTACGTTATGTTTAAAAGAAGTGAAGTATATTGAACTTGTAAAGAAAAAGGTATACACGGATTACAAATCTTTGATTCACTATTGTTTCTGCGTGTACTTCTACATTTTCACGAGCTAtgacttttttaaaattgtaattGAGGAGCAGCAAATGAAGCAGAACAGAGGGGAACAGATACAGCAGCGGCAAAATGGCAAAAGTGGAAATGTGCGTAATGAAGGTATAGCAAAAACTGACATGATCAAACATATTGAAAGTTTTGCATGCAATAAAGTAGTTAGGTCTAATGATAGGGATGATTTTAAGCGCACTACTGATTATAATGAGAACAAGAAAAAGGGTAAAAATAGTTTAAATAAGAATTACGCAAAATACTCAAGGAAATACTTCAACTTATTGACATATTTTTACggaatatatatgaaaacaaaaagtaaaaataattttcttcattttagTGTACATGTTGAACATAAATTTTcgaaaaattttgaaaataaagaaaaatttatgtatacacaaaagattattcatttaattgaGAAAAAGATTAAGAAGTTCTCTTATAAAGATGAAGTGAACACTTATTGCAGGTTTGTTTTAagttatttgaaaaatttttccGAAAAGAGTATATTTGAAATggattatttatgttattatattattatacttgCACAAAAGATAAATGCCCAGAGCAGTGCATCAGTAGGATATTTCAGAGAAGAAACAACATATTTGAATGAAAAGACAACTGCATCTAAAGAAAATGCAAAGATCTGTATGAGAGGGGCGTACATTCGTACGAATGTATTATCATCCTTTTCGTTTTTGACCATGCcttttatgtttttgtttCTCGTAGACTGTAgcattttcataaataataattttttcgaaATGTTTTACAAGCCCCTGAGGGGGGAAGAATTAAAAGGAGAAAAGGAAGAGGAAATGGGAGAAAAGGatggaaaggaaaaaaaggaaaaggagaAAGTAGAGGAGGAGGACAAAAAGAAGGACGAGGTGGAGCATAACGAAGatgaggaagaaaaaaaaaaaatgacagACATAATCGCCTTTTTGCAAAATGGCGAATgtgttaatataattacaaaaaagacGTTTGAcgattttattaataatttaattttttttttgtattgcaattatgataatgaattttttaagaataacattttattttttttttgccttttaAAGATGGAaaagcataaaataaaaaaagtgagCACATGTTTTGGGAATTGCGATAATTATAACAACGGACTAGACAAATTGTTAGAGTTAGACATTAGAAATGAGATGAAcgaaagtatatataataaaaaagaactaCTAATTgatcattttttaagtaaaaataataccaATATGCTATCctttgaaataattaaaaatttgtattttttattcgaGAATACTAGTCagaaatttttgttttttatttattttttaattataaaatatactgaTATTAGATCgaactattattatttagaaaaaaaggaggCCATAGTTTTACTTTACAGAATATTTCGTCAAAAAATAGTTCAAGCCCCTTTTGGAAAAGTAGAGGGCTACACAAGTGAAACACTAGACAGTGATTATACTTTTGATGtgtttcataaaaaatgtagatttattataaataatgaatatttatatagggaagattttttaatttttttcctaaaGTTAAATTTATGCCAAACATATTTGATTTTCCGAAGGGATGTTTATTCGCTAGTTGAACTGAGGCCATTAAATGACGATAGTAGTGATACTGGCACAATACTAAGTTCGAATGAAGTGAAATAttctaatattattttaattttaaagaagaTAGCATACATTATTTCTAATATGAACGCATTCGTGTTGGAAAATACAACAAAAGTGAATAATGCACGTGTTgtcattaattatttattgtcCATGATAAAGGAGatagaaataaatgaagTCGCTCTACCTTATAGCACACACCCTTGtgatattttgtttataacaattaaaatcgtttttctattttatttcacaTCTTTCTATTTGTTACCCTCCTTATATATAAGAGGGCAGGATGAATCTTTGAAAAGGGGAGCTCTGGACATGCGGCGAAAAATTaaggagagaaaaaaaattaagaagaGAAAAGTGGTTCATCGGGGGGAACGAACAAAACTAGATTCCCAAATGAGAGAAGTGAACGAATTAAGCGAGGTAGATGCAGAGATAAGCGAAGAAGATGTAGAGGTAAGCGAAGAAGATGTAGAGGTAAGCGAAGAAGATGTAGAGGTAAGCGAAGAAGATGTAGAGGTAAGCGAAGAAGATGTAGAGGTAAGCGAAGAAGATGTAGAGGTAAGCGAAGAAGATGTTGAGGTAATCGGAGAAGATGCACAGGTAAGAGAGGAAGATACAAAAATGACCCAAATAATTGAGCAAAGGGTAAACGTTTTTTATAGCACAAGTATGGACATAAAAGTTGATGTTTCCATTTATtctcaatttttaaaagaattctTAAGTAAATCTTACAGAAAAAGCACTGCCCCCAAAGCAAGCAACTTAGAAGGTATACTTCCGTACCTTTCAGAGCCCATaagattttttaatttcctatttgataaagaaattttttatacatcCATTATTAATGAgaaatttgaaaattataaatgcaCATATTGTAGTTACAATTTGAATACTCATAAATACGTCCAAGAGTTATTAAACAAATTTGAGTGTGATATGAAGCTTgttagttttaaaaaattattagacTTACCAAcgagaataataataaaattgatgaatatttccatttttaaaatgtcatataacagaaatatattatacgtaaagtttacaaataatatgaaaaatctACCAAATGaatacttttataaattaaatttttttttatttttccaccattttatatatttactaattgaaaaaattcgGCATTTTTCCGAGAGTACCTTTTCGTTACGAAGCTATTATTCCATTTcagtaagaaaaaaaaaaaaaaaaaaaaaaatagataacCAAGGAGTATTGTGTattacacacatatatttacttcaTTGTTGTTGTGGTGTACATTGGCGCACT